The genomic interval GCCGCCTTCCCACCCGCTCCCACCCCGACCGCCGCCTCCGTCCTCGACGATCTCCTCTCCGCGCCCACCCCTTCCGCCTCCGCCCTCTCCCTCCTCCGCGACACGCCCTCCCTCTCCGCCGAGCTCTACTCCACCCTCGCCGCGCCCTCCCACGCCCTCACGCCCTCCTCATTCGCGCTCCTCCTCTCCCTCCCCTCATGCCACCGCCTCCCGCCCCCCTCCGCGCCCGTCCTCTCCGCCCTCTTATCCAAGATCCTCGCGCGTCGTCCCTCCTCTCCCGTCCAAGCCGCCGGCTTCCTCTGTGCCTCCCTGGCCGCTGGCGCCCCGCCGCCAGACACTTCTGTTTTCAACAAACTCTTGGCCCCGCTCGCTCGAGCCCGAGACCTGCCGAGAATGACCCAGCTCTTCTACTCCATGCGGGCCGCCGCTGTCAGGCCTGACGCCGTCACCTACGGCATACTTGTCAATGGCCTCTGCAAATCTGGCCGCGTGGAGGACGCCCTCAGGATGCTCGATGGAATGTCTGGTTCAGACTCGGACGTGCGCCCGGATGTCGTCACTGTGAACACGGTGATGAACGGGTTGTGCAAGAGTGGGAGGGTCCAAGAGGCCGTGACATTTGTGGAGGAGCGGATGAGGAGTGTGCATGGACATGCACCCGACACATTTACTTACAATTGCTTGGCCGATGCATTTTGCCGTGCGGGCAATGTTGCCATGGCGTGCGAGGTGGTTGGGAGGATGGAGAGGGAGGGCCTGTCACCGGATGTCTtcactctgaacatgattgtggCCGCCTTGTGCCGGGCAGGGAGGGTTTGGGCTGCGCTGGAGTTCTTCAGGGAGAAAAGAACAACTTGGCCTGAAGCCAGGGGCAATGCGGTGACCTACAGCACTCTGGTTCAGGCTTTGCTCCGCACTAAAAATGTGGACGTAGCCATGAAGTTGTTCCATGAGATGACAGAAGAAGGGCAACCACCAAAGAAAACCATGTATTTCATCATGATATTGGGATTGGCACAAGCAGGGCGGTTGCAGGATGCTTGCTCAATGGCGTCGTCGATGAAGAAGGCAGGCTTTCAGCTGGATGCAAAAGCATACAATATTTTGATTGGTGGGTTTTGTAAGGAGGACAGACTGTGTGAGGCTCATGAGTGGCTTGGGAAGATGAAGGAAGCTGGTCTCCGGCCAGATGTGTACACCTACACTACCTTGTTGTCTGGTTCGTGCAAAGCAGGAGATTTCTTGGCTGTGGATGAATTGATGGGGAAAATGATCGATGATGGTTGCCGGCCTTCTGTGGTCACCTTTGGTACACTTATACATGGATATTGCAAAGCTGGTAAAATAGATGAGGTGTTGCAGATTTTCTGGTCTATGGATGAATCTGGTGTTCAGCCCAACACTGTGATATACAATATTCTGATCGACTTTCTCTGCAAGAGCAGAAATGCTAGTTTAGCAATTAAACTGTTTGATTGGATGAGCGAGAAGCATGTGCCCGCAGACGTAACAACCTTCAATGCATTGCTGAAGGGACTTCGCGTTAAGAATATGCCCGAGAAGGCCTTTGAACTGATGGACAGGATGAGGGAAGAGAGGTGCACTCCTGATTCCTTGACCATTGAAGTTCTCCTTGAATGGCTGCCTGGCATTGGTGAAACAAATAGATTAAATAATTTTATGCAGCAAGTGGGGTGTACGGCACCGAAAAGGACAACTACATAAGAATATGCTAGTTGGCACAATGAATTAGTCTTTCTCAAATTATGTAGGCATGAATTTTGCTTCAGCTTAATCAGCAGTTACAATACCTAGGTGGAATTTGTGATGGGAAGGTCAGAGCTGATGAGAATTGTCTGCACTCTGCAATCTCAGTCGTGGCTTACGGTGAC from Triticum urartu cultivar G1812 unplaced genomic scaffold, Tu2.1 TuUngrouped_contig_10073, whole genome shotgun sequence carries:
- the LOC125526431 gene encoding pentatricopeptide repeat-containing protein At3g61520, mitochondrial-like, with amino-acid sequence MTQLFYSMRAAAVRPDAVTYGILVNGLCKSGRVEDALRMLDGMSGSDSDVRPDVVTVNTVMNGLCKSGRVQEAVTFVEERMRSVHGHAPDTFTYNCLADAFCRAGNVAMACEVVGRMEREGLSPDVFTLNMIVAALCRAGRVWAALEFFREKRTTWPEARGNAVTYSTLVQALLRTKNVDVAMKLFHEMTEEGQPPKKTMYFIMILGLAQAGRLQDACSMASSMKKAGFQLDAKAYNILIGGFCKEDRLCEAHEWLGKMKEAGLRPDVYTYTTLLSGSCKAGDFLAVDELMGKMIDDGCRPSVVTFGTLIHGYCKAGKIDEVLQIFWSMDESGVQPNTVIYNILIDFLCKSRNASLAIKLFDWMSEKHVPADVTTFNALLKGLRVKNMPEKAFELMDRMREERCTPDSLTIEVLLEWLPGIGETNRLNNFMQQVGCTAPKRTTT